One stretch of Vogesella indigofera DNA includes these proteins:
- a CDS encoding SDR family NAD(P)-dependent oxidoreductase, producing the protein MNGYVVTGASRGLGAALVAQLLRDGGRVVAVARDCSALPEHPQLITLDADLADSSLLPLVMERALAALGDCDSLTLINNAGTVQPIAQVGAYPPGATEQAIALNLTAPLLLCDAFVAHSAGHGGVRRVLNISSGAAANPYPGWSVYCATKAGIDHFTRTLAAEQQSAARPLLAVSLYPGVIDTGMQGEIRAADPAQFPGKPRFDALKADGQLTSPAAAAAAIVTYLHSAAFGSVPVLDIRQL; encoded by the coding sequence GTGAACGGCTACGTCGTCACCGGCGCCTCGCGCGGGCTGGGCGCGGCGCTGGTCGCGCAGCTGTTGCGTGACGGTGGCCGCGTGGTCGCCGTCGCGCGCGACTGCAGCGCGCTGCCGGAACACCCGCAGCTGATCACGCTGGACGCCGACCTGGCCGACAGCAGCCTGCTGCCGCTAGTCATGGAACGGGCGCTGGCGGCACTGGGCGACTGCGACAGCCTGACGCTGATCAACAACGCCGGCACGGTGCAACCGATCGCGCAGGTCGGCGCCTATCCGCCCGGCGCGACGGAACAGGCGATCGCGCTGAACCTGACCGCGCCGCTACTGCTGTGCGACGCCTTTGTCGCGCACAGCGCCGGCCACGGCGGCGTCCGCCGCGTGCTGAACATCTCCTCCGGCGCCGCGGCCAACCCCTACCCCGGCTGGAGTGTGTACTGCGCCACCAAGGCCGGCATAGACCACTTCACCCGTACCCTGGCCGCCGAGCAGCAAAGCGCCGCCCGCCCGCTGCTGGCGGTGTCGCTGTATCCCGGCGTGATCGACACCGGCATGCAGGGCGAGATCCGCGCCGCCGATCCGGCGCAGTTCCCCGGTAAGCCACGTTTCGACGCGCTGAAAGCCGACGGCCAGCTGACTTCGCCCGCCGCAGCCGCCGCCGCGATTGTCACCTACCTGCACAGCGCGGCGTTCGGCAGCGTGCCGGTGCTGGACATCCGCCAGCTGTAG
- a CDS encoding phosphoglycolate phosphatase, which produces MNLTHIKAVAFDLDGTLVDSIADLAASANAMRAELGLAPLAAERIQSHVGDGVASLVHRALTDSRDGQADAALWEKGFTFFIQHYHRHLTVHTKMYPGVAEGLNLLHGFGLPLVVVTNKSERLAVPLLAQLGIDSAFSLILGGDSLTEKKPSPLPLQHVAEVLGITPQQIVMVGDSENDVLCARAAGALPVAVSYGYRDAGNLHADLVIDSLVELFALLKKSAELPQNLRV; this is translated from the coding sequence ATGAATCTGACACACATCAAAGCCGTCGCCTTTGACCTCGACGGCACCCTGGTTGACTCCATCGCCGACCTCGCCGCCAGCGCCAACGCCATGCGCGCCGAACTCGGCCTCGCCCCGCTGGCCGCCGAGCGCATCCAGTCCCACGTTGGCGACGGCGTCGCCAGCCTGGTACACCGCGCGCTGACCGACAGCCGCGACGGCCAGGCCGACGCGGCGCTGTGGGAAAAAGGCTTCACCTTCTTCATCCAGCACTACCACCGTCATCTCACCGTGCACACCAAGATGTATCCCGGCGTTGCCGAGGGCCTCAACCTGCTGCACGGCTTCGGCCTGCCGCTGGTGGTGGTTACCAACAAGTCGGAACGGCTGGCGGTGCCGCTGCTGGCGCAACTGGGCATCGACAGCGCCTTCAGCCTGATTCTCGGCGGCGACAGTCTGACCGAGAAAAAACCGTCGCCGCTGCCGCTGCAGCATGTCGCCGAGGTGCTGGGCATCACGCCGCAACAGATCGTGATGGTCGGCGACTCGGAAAACGACGTGCTGTGCGCCCGCGCGGCCGGCGCGCTGCCGGTGGCGGTCAGCTACGGTTACCGCGATGCGGGCAACCTGCACGCCGACCTGGTGATCGATAGTCTGGTCGAGCTGTTCGCGCTGCTGAAAAAATCCGCCGAACTGCCGCAAAACCTGCGCGTATAA
- the rpe gene encoding ribulose-phosphate 3-epimerase, with the protein MSQFRIAPSLLSADFARLGEEVRNVIAAGADIIHFDVMDNHYVPNLTIGPLVCEAIRPHTTAPIDVHLMVTPVDALAASFAKAGADIITFHPEASHHIDRTLGLIKDAGCKAGLVLNPATSLSHLDHVMDKLDMILLMSVNPGFGGQRFIPQTLDKVRAVRQRIDEYTAKHGGEIWLEVDGGVKVDNIAEIAAAGADTFVAGSAIYGQPDYKAVIDAMRAELAKVGRK; encoded by the coding sequence ATGAGCCAATTCCGAATTGCCCCGTCCCTGCTGTCCGCCGATTTTGCCCGTCTGGGCGAGGAAGTCCGCAACGTGATCGCCGCCGGCGCCGACATCATCCACTTCGACGTGATGGACAACCACTATGTGCCGAACCTGACCATCGGCCCGCTGGTGTGCGAGGCGATCCGTCCGCACACCACCGCCCCGATCGACGTGCACCTGATGGTGACCCCGGTCGACGCGCTGGCCGCCAGCTTCGCCAAGGCCGGCGCCGACATCATCACCTTCCATCCGGAAGCGTCGCACCACATCGACCGCACCCTCGGCCTGATCAAGGACGCCGGCTGCAAGGCCGGCCTGGTGCTGAACCCGGCCACCTCGCTGTCGCACCTCGACCACGTGATGGACAAGCTGGACATGATCCTGCTGATGTCGGTCAACCCCGGCTTCGGCGGCCAGCGCTTCATTCCGCAGACGCTGGACAAGGTGCGCGCGGTACGCCAGCGCATCGACGAGTACACCGCCAAGCACGGCGGCGAGATCTGGCTGGAGGTGGACGGTGGCGTCAAGGTCGACAACATCGCCGAGATCGCCGCCGCCGGTGCCGACACCTTTGTCGCCGGCAGCGCCATCTACGGCCAGCCGGACTACAAGGCGGTGATCGACGCGATGCGCGCCGAACTGGCCAAGGTTGGCCGCAAGTGA
- the apaG gene encoding Co2+/Mg2+ efflux protein ApaG has product MNDDYQITVEAEAFYQQQYSNAEAGQYVFAYRITLRNTGRQPAKLLSRHWIITDANNDVQEVRGMGVVGEHPHLEPGESYSYTSGSTLRTPYGSMQGSYQMQADDGTRFEAPIPEFHLIAPRTLH; this is encoded by the coding sequence ATGAACGACGACTACCAGATCACGGTCGAGGCCGAAGCCTTCTACCAGCAGCAATACTCCAACGCCGAAGCCGGCCAGTACGTGTTTGCCTACCGCATCACGCTGCGCAACACCGGGCGCCAGCCGGCCAAGCTGCTGTCGCGGCACTGGATCATCACCGACGCCAACAACGACGTGCAGGAAGTGCGCGGCATGGGCGTGGTCGGCGAGCATCCGCACCTGGAGCCGGGCGAGAGCTACAGCTATACCAGCGGCTCCACGCTGCGCACTCCCTACGGCAGCATGCAGGGCAGCTATCAGATGCAGGCCGACGACGGTACACGCTTCGAGGCGCCGATTCCGGAGTTCCACCTGATCGCGCCGCGCACCCTGCACTGA
- a CDS encoding 3'-5' exonuclease, with protein sequence MNWLSGWLDRFRPDSKPRLSDEQQQRLRHWQALPAHDWQQDSRSTRYLVVDVEASGLQIRRDHLISIGAVALDRGVINPADAFETVLRQDTVSSTENILIHGISGSEQREGLEPAEALLRFLEYSGRTPLVAYHAYFDQAMIAQAMRRFLGIRYQPKWLDLAWLMPALFPDRYCNTVALDEWLDTFGIENFQRHNAISDCLATAQLLQVALQRAAERGIDTPQALAASESLRRRNSW encoded by the coding sequence ATGAACTGGCTGAGTGGCTGGCTGGACCGTTTCCGCCCTGACAGCAAGCCGCGGCTCAGCGACGAGCAGCAACAGCGGCTGCGGCACTGGCAGGCGCTGCCGGCACACGACTGGCAGCAGGACAGCCGCAGCACGCGCTATCTGGTGGTCGATGTCGAGGCCAGCGGCCTGCAGATACGCCGCGACCACCTGATCTCCATCGGCGCGGTGGCACTCGATCGCGGCGTGATCAATCCCGCCGACGCCTTCGAGACGGTGCTGCGCCAGGACACGGTGTCCTCCACCGAGAACATCCTGATCCACGGCATCAGCGGCTCGGAACAGCGAGAAGGACTGGAGCCGGCGGAGGCGCTGCTGCGCTTTCTGGAATACAGCGGCCGCACGCCGCTGGTGGCCTACCACGCCTATTTCGACCAGGCGATGATCGCGCAGGCGATGCGCCGCTTTCTGGGGATCCGCTACCAGCCGAAGTGGCTGGATCTGGCGTGGTTGATGCCGGCGCTGTTTCCGGACCGCTACTGCAACACGGTGGCGCTGGACGAGTGGCTGGATACTTTTGGCATCGAGAACTTCCAGCGCCACAACGCGATCTCGGACTGTCTGGCGACGGCGCAATTGCTGCAGGTGGCGCTGCAACGGGCGGCAGAACGCGGTATCGACACGCCGCAGGCGCTGGCCGCCAGCGAGAGCCTGCGCCGCCGCAACAGCTGGTAG
- a CDS encoding ABCB family ABC transporter ATP-binding protein/permease, translated as MRPAAHSNTPPPTDRDDLKTLKTLLPYLWSFKWRVLFALSCLVSAKIAGVITPLFLKDIVDQLSIPATLLAVPVLALVGYGFARLVSSVLGELRDAIFARVIQGAVRSVARSVFAHLFRLSLRFHLERQTGGMSRDIERGTKGIGFLLNFTVFNILPTLVEIALVLGILLYRYNVWFAVVTLSTIAIYIAFTLTITEWRTVFRRTMNDLDSKANSKAVDALINYETVKYFGNERYETERYDGNLASWERSAIKNQVSLSMLNAGQGVIIATGVTLIMWLAARGVVSREMTVGDVVLVATFITQLWAPLHFLGFVYREIKHSLADMERMFTLLNVGAEVDDHPAAQTLAAKQVAIRFDSIGFGYDAKRQILHDVSFDIPAGHTVAVVGASGAGKSTLSRLLFRFYDVGSGAIRFNGTDIRELTQDSLRAHIGIVPQDTVLFNDSIYYNIAYGRPGASREEVIEAAKSAHIHDFVMSLPDGYDTTVGERGLKLSGGEKQRVAIARTILKNPPVLIFDEATSALDSRTEKAIQTELFDIAANRTTLIIAHRLSTIADADTIIVMEGGRIIERGHHRQLLAAGGRYAEMWRLQQESELVEG; from the coding sequence ATGCGACCAGCCGCCCATAGCAATACCCCGCCCCCGACCGACCGGGATGACCTGAAAACGCTGAAAACCCTGCTGCCCTATCTGTGGAGCTTCAAGTGGCGGGTGCTGTTCGCGCTGTCCTGCCTGGTGTCGGCCAAGATCGCCGGCGTGATCACGCCGCTGTTCCTGAAGGACATCGTCGACCAGCTGTCGATCCCGGCCACGCTGCTGGCGGTACCGGTGCTGGCCCTGGTCGGCTACGGTTTCGCGCGGCTGGTGTCCAGCGTGCTGGGCGAATTGCGCGACGCGATCTTTGCGCGGGTGATCCAGGGCGCGGTGCGCTCGGTGGCGCGTTCGGTATTCGCGCACCTGTTCCGGCTGTCGCTGCGCTTCCACCTGGAGCGCCAGACCGGCGGCATGAGCCGCGACATCGAGCGCGGCACCAAGGGTATCGGTTTTCTGCTCAATTTCACCGTGTTCAACATCCTGCCGACGCTGGTGGAGATCGCACTGGTACTGGGCATCCTGCTGTACCGCTACAACGTGTGGTTCGCGGTGGTGACGCTGTCCACCATCGCCATCTACATCGCCTTTACGCTGACCATCACCGAGTGGCGCACCGTGTTCCGCCGCACCATGAACGACCTCGACTCCAAGGCCAACAGCAAGGCGGTGGACGCGCTGATCAACTACGAGACGGTGAAGTACTTCGGCAACGAGCGCTACGAGACCGAGCGCTACGACGGCAATCTGGCGTCGTGGGAGCGCTCCGCGATCAAGAACCAGGTGTCGCTGTCGATGCTCAACGCCGGCCAGGGCGTGATCATCGCCACCGGCGTGACGCTGATCATGTGGCTGGCGGCGCGCGGCGTGGTCAGCCGCGAGATGACCGTCGGCGACGTGGTGCTGGTGGCCACCTTCATTACCCAGCTGTGGGCGCCGCTGCACTTCCTCGGCTTCGTCTACCGCGAGATCAAGCACTCGCTGGCCGACATGGAGCGCATGTTCACGCTGCTGAACGTCGGCGCCGAGGTCGATGACCATCCCGCCGCGCAAACGTTGGCCGCAAAGCAGGTGGCGATCCGCTTCGACAGTATCGGCTTCGGCTACGACGCCAAGCGCCAGATCCTGCACGACGTCAGCTTCGACATTCCCGCCGGCCACACCGTGGCGGTGGTCGGTGCCAGCGGCGCCGGCAAGTCGACGCTGTCGCGGCTGCTGTTCCGCTTTTACGATGTCGGCAGCGGCGCGATCCGCTTCAACGGCACCGACATCCGCGAGCTGACGCAGGACAGCCTGCGCGCACACATCGGCATCGTGCCGCAGGACACGGTGCTGTTCAACGACAGCATCTACTACAACATCGCCTACGGCCGCCCCGGCGCCAGCCGCGAGGAGGTGATCGAGGCGGCGAAATCGGCGCACATCCACGACTTCGTGATGAGCCTGCCGGACGGCTACGATACCACCGTCGGCGAGCGCGGCCTGAAGCTGTCCGGCGGCGAGAAGCAGCGGGTGGCGATTGCGCGCACCATCCTGAAAAATCCGCCGGTGCTGATCTTCGACGAGGCCACCAGCGCGCTGGATTCACGCACGGAGAAGGCGATCCAGACCGAGCTGTTCGACATCGCGGCCAACCGCACCACGCTGATCATCGCGCACCGGCTGTCCACCATCGCCGATGCCGACACCATCATCGTGATGGAGGGCGGCCGCATCATCGAGCGCGGCCACCATCGTCAGCTGCTGGCTGCCGGCGGCCGTTACGCCGAAATGTGGCGTCTACAGCAGGAAAGCGAGCTGGTGGAAGGCTGA
- a CDS encoding substrate-binding periplasmic protein — protein MNRLRMAVWMLLAGAPALVVAKSSTPIELLFAAEDDWYPYSGVRDGQAAGLTIDIMRAIYQQKGVVVRFQPLSYSRCMEVARTARYAGCFTTSRNDFYEPYYRYAQLPLLEGQIRIYSRSNRPEHDLDMKSLEGQEVGVVLSYGYGKEFDANAAIRKEYSTREVNAFRKLKAGRIPYVVAWEGTVNHMLRQNPELRGWVKPVGQLAPGPVYVSFSRAHPDVERLVSRFDEGMAQLRKSGQLRQLESRWQTNSGE, from the coding sequence ATGAATCGACTGCGAATGGCGGTATGGATGTTGCTGGCCGGGGCGCCCGCCCTGGTCGTGGCCAAGAGTTCGACACCAATCGAGCTGCTGTTCGCCGCCGAGGACGACTGGTATCCCTATTCCGGCGTCCGCGATGGCCAGGCTGCCGGCCTGACCATCGACATCATGCGTGCCATCTACCAGCAAAAAGGCGTGGTGGTGCGCTTCCAGCCGCTGTCCTACAGCCGCTGCATGGAAGTGGCGCGCACGGCCCGCTATGCCGGCTGCTTCACCACCTCGCGCAACGACTTCTACGAACCCTACTACCGCTACGCGCAGCTGCCGCTGCTGGAAGGGCAGATCCGCATCTACAGCCGCAGCAACCGTCCGGAGCACGATCTCGACATGAAGTCGCTGGAAGGGCAGGAAGTCGGCGTGGTGCTCAGCTACGGCTACGGCAAGGAGTTCGATGCCAATGCCGCGATCCGCAAGGAGTACTCCACCCGCGAGGTCAACGCCTTCCGCAAGCTGAAAGCGGGGCGTATCCCCTACGTGGTGGCGTGGGAGGGCACCGTCAACCACATGCTGCGGCAGAACCCTGAGCTGCGCGGCTGGGTGAAGCCGGTGGGCCAGCTGGCGCCGGGGCCAGTGTACGTGTCGTTCTCCAGGGCGCACCCCGATGTCGAGCGCCTGGTCAGCCGCTTTGACGAAGGCATGGCGCAGCTGCGCAAGAGCGGCCAGTTGCGACAGCTGGAAAGCCGCTGGCAGACCAATAGCGGCGAGTAG
- a CDS encoding substrate-binding periplasmic protein — MRLILMLLLAAANLAGADSLLLATEHFPPYQIERDQRVSGFVADKVIAMLRQANLPYRLRAYPWQRAYNTVLATPQSCLFSVTRTPEREASFQWIGPLTHSEWTLYALRGRFISFRSLDEVRHLRIGTYYGDVRDSYLRQHQMKVDAAPQDRDNIDKLLQHRIDLWASDRFTANGLLLQRQLDTRIEPVLAFNRVDLYLACNRKLDAGVVRQLQQALRMLKRDGNWRGIEQRYARWPDMPQPKP; from the coding sequence ATGCGCCTGATCCTGATGCTGCTGCTGGCCGCGGCCAACCTTGCCGGCGCCGACAGCCTGCTGCTTGCCACCGAACACTTCCCGCCGTACCAGATCGAACGCGACCAGCGCGTCAGCGGCTTTGTCGCCGACAAGGTGATCGCGATGCTGCGCCAGGCCAATCTGCCGTACCGGCTGCGTGCCTATCCGTGGCAGCGTGCCTACAACACGGTGCTGGCGACGCCGCAGTCCTGCCTGTTCTCGGTGACGCGCACGCCGGAGCGCGAGGCGTCGTTCCAGTGGATCGGGCCGCTGACGCACAGCGAGTGGACGCTGTACGCGCTGCGCGGCCGCTTCATCTCATTTCGCAGCCTCGACGAGGTGCGCCACCTGCGCATCGGCACCTATTACGGCGACGTGCGCGACAGCTACCTGCGCCAGCATCAGATGAAGGTCGATGCCGCGCCGCAGGACCGCGACAACATCGACAAGCTGCTGCAGCACCGCATCGACCTGTGGGCCAGCGACCGCTTCACCGCCAATGGCCTGCTGCTGCAACGGCAGCTGGATACGCGCATCGAGCCGGTGCTGGCCTTCAACCGCGTCGACTTGTACCTCGCCTGCAACCGCAAGCTGGATGCCGGCGTGGTGCGGCAGCTGCAACAGGCGCTGCGCATGCTCAAGCGTGACGGCAACTGGCGCGGCATTGAGCAGCGCTACGCCCGCTGGCCGGACATGCCGCAACCGAAGCCCTGA
- the trpE gene encoding anthranilate synthase component I, producing MTPQQFAELASAGYNRIPVTLELFADLDTPLSVYLKLANQPYSYLLESVVGGERSGRYSFIGLPATTRLRVQGLSVQVEYGDKVIERHEGDPLAFIEAFSQRFHTPPVAGLPRFTGGLVGYFGYDTVRYVEKRLAATQKPDPVGTPDILLMLSEELAVVDNLSGKLYLVVYADPAVPNALQKANARLAQLRAKLREPVAIPLSLPSVATEAVSEYGEAAFKQAVSDAKNYILDGDIMQVVLAQRLSMPFAESPLALYRALRSLNPSPYMFFYHFDDFHVVGASPEILVRRENDTVTVRPIAGTRPRGKTREEDLALAEDLLADPKEIAEHVMLMDLGRNDVGHVADTGSVAITENMIIERYSHVMHIVSSVEGKVQPQVSNIDILKATFPAGTLSGAPKVRAMEIIDEFEPTKRGVYGGAVGYLGFTGDMDLAIAIRTAVIKNEVLYVQSGAGVVADSVPESEWLETQNKARAVIRAAELVQHGLDA from the coding sequence ATGACACCGCAACAATTCGCCGAACTGGCCAGCGCCGGCTACAACCGCATCCCCGTCACCCTCGAACTGTTCGCCGACCTCGACACCCCGCTGTCGGTGTACCTGAAGCTGGCCAACCAGCCCTACTCCTACCTGCTGGAATCGGTGGTCGGCGGCGAACGCTCCGGCCGCTACTCCTTCATCGGCCTGCCGGCCACCACCCGGCTGCGGGTGCAGGGCTTAAGCGTGCAGGTGGAATACGGTGACAAGGTGATCGAGCGCCACGAAGGCGACCCGCTCGCCTTCATCGAGGCCTTCAGCCAGCGCTTCCACACCCCGCCCGTCGCCGGACTACCGCGCTTCACCGGCGGCCTGGTCGGCTACTTCGGCTACGACACCGTGCGCTACGTCGAGAAAAGGTTGGCCGCAACGCAAAAGCCGGACCCGGTCGGCACCCCCGACATCCTGCTGATGCTGTCGGAAGAGCTGGCGGTGGTCGACAACCTGTCCGGCAAGCTGTACCTGGTGGTGTACGCCGATCCGGCGGTGCCCAACGCGCTGCAGAAGGCCAACGCCCGCCTCGCGCAGCTGCGCGCCAAGCTGCGCGAGCCGGTGGCCATCCCGCTGTCGCTGCCGTCGGTCGCCACCGAGGCGGTGTCGGAATACGGCGAGGCCGCGTTCAAGCAGGCGGTCAGCGACGCCAAGAACTACATCCTCGACGGCGACATCATGCAGGTGGTGCTGGCGCAGCGGCTGAGCATGCCGTTCGCCGAATCGCCGCTGGCGCTGTACCGCGCGCTGCGCAGCCTGAATCCGTCGCCGTACATGTTCTTCTACCACTTCGACGACTTCCACGTCGTCGGCGCCTCGCCGGAAATCCTGGTGCGCCGCGAGAACGACACCGTCACCGTGCGCCCGATCGCCGGCACCCGCCCGCGCGGCAAGACGCGCGAAGAGGATCTGGCACTGGCGGAAGACCTGCTGGCCGATCCGAAGGAAATCGCCGAGCACGTGATGCTGATGGACCTCGGCCGCAACGACGTTGGCCACGTCGCCGACACCGGCAGCGTGGCGATCACCGAGAACATGATCATCGAGCGCTACTCGCACGTGATGCACATCGTGTCCAGTGTCGAGGGCAAGGTGCAGCCGCAGGTGTCCAACATCGACATCCTGAAGGCCACCTTCCCCGCCGGCACCCTGTCCGGCGCGCCGAAAGTGCGCGCGATGGAGATCATCGACGAGTTCGAACCGACCAAGCGCGGCGTATACGGCGGCGCCGTCGGCTACCTCGGTTTTACCGGCGACATGGACCTGGCGATCGCGATCCGCACCGCGGTAATCAAGAACGAGGTGCTGTACGTGCAGTCCGGCGCCGGCGTGGTCGCCGACTCGGTGCCGGAATCGGAATGGCTGGAAACGCAGAACAAGGCGCGCGCGGTGATCCGGGCCGCCGAGCTGGTGCAGCACGGCCTCGACGCCTGA